Proteins found in one Pelobates fuscus isolate aPelFus1 chromosome 10, aPelFus1.pri, whole genome shotgun sequence genomic segment:
- the LOC134574644 gene encoding olfactory receptor 1N1-like, protein MLYMLHTQHKTISLWGCVTQTYLFLSLTCTDTLLLGAMAYDRYVAICHPLHYFTLMSTQRCGLLISMAWTIGFTDPLAHVFFISKLSFCASKYIDHFFCDVIPLLKISCSDTSIIEMLTYVEGTVLIVPDFLLILISYIFIISTILKIKSADGRRKAFSTCTSHLTCVIIFYVTITCLYMRPKSRYSPEQDKFFALLFVILVPMLNPLIYSLKNKEVKTALRKVKKILIG, encoded by the coding sequence ATGTTATATATGCTTCATACACAACACAAGACCATTTCACTTTGGGGATGTGTAACTCAGACATACTTATTCCTGTCCCTGACGTGCACGGACACCCTTTTGCTTGGTGCCATGGCCTATGATCGATATGTGGCAATTTGTCACCCTCTTCATTACTTTACTCTCATGAGTACACAACGTTGTGGTCTACTGATAAGCATGGCATGGACTATTGGTTTTACAGATCCTTTGGCACACGTGTTTTTCATATCTAAGTTGTCTTTCTGTGCATCCAAATATATTGACCATTTCTTCTGTGATGTCATACCATTGTTAAAAATCTCCTGCAGTGACACATCCATTATTGAAATGTTAACGTATGTTGAAGGAACAGTACTTATTGTTCCAGATTTTCTGCTTATTTTAATATCTTATATATTCATTATATCCaccattctaaaaataaaatctgcAGATGGCCGACGTAAAGCTTTTTCTACCTGCACTTCTCATCTAACCTGTGTGATTATATTCTATGTGACAATTACATGTTTATATATGAGACCTAAATCAAGATACTCTCCAGAACAGGACAAGTTTTTTGctcttctttttgtcatattgGTCCCCATGTTGAATCCCCTTATTTATAGTCTAAAAAACAAAGAAGTAAAAACTGCCTTAAGAAAAGTTAAGAAAATACTGATAGGCTAA